From Thalassococcus sp. S3, one genomic window encodes:
- a CDS encoding manganese-dependent inorganic pyrophosphatase encodes MTIHVFGHKSPDTDSTGSPIIWAWYLTQIKGQDAKPALLGEPNTEAAFMLDRWNLDKPDMLGDLAADTPVVIVDTNNPAELPEGINDADIQGIIDHHKLVGGLETKGPIEINIQPLACTATIMYKMIGDDMAQMPTGIKGAMLSCILSDTLEFRSPTTTQEDKAIAWALAKDLDIDIPAYAAEMFAAKSDVSAFSDAELLRMDSKEYEVDGTKFRVSVLETTSPATVLDRKASLMETMTTVASEDGVDQVLLFVVDILNEESTLLVPNDLVKTVAAKSFDAEATSDSVVLPGVVSRKKQIIPNLKV; translated from the coding sequence ATGACCATCCACGTTTTTGGCCACAAATCGCCCGACACCGATTCCACCGGCTCCCCGATCATCTGGGCCTGGTACCTCACGCAGATCAAAGGCCAGGACGCCAAGCCGGCCCTGCTGGGCGAACCCAACACCGAAGCGGCGTTCATGCTGGACCGCTGGAACCTCGACAAGCCCGATATGCTGGGCGATCTGGCTGCGGACACTCCGGTTGTGATCGTGGACACCAACAACCCCGCCGAACTGCCCGAGGGCATCAACGACGCCGACATCCAGGGCATCATCGACCATCACAAGCTGGTCGGCGGGCTGGAAACCAAAGGCCCGATCGAGATCAATATCCAGCCGCTCGCCTGCACCGCGACCATCATGTACAAGATGATTGGCGATGACATGGCCCAGATGCCCACCGGCATCAAAGGCGCGATGTTGTCCTGCATCCTCAGCGACACGCTCGAATTCCGCTCGCCGACCACGACGCAGGAAGACAAGGCCATCGCCTGGGCACTGGCCAAGGATCTGGACATCGACATCCCCGCCTACGCCGCCGAGATGTTCGCCGCGAAATCCGACGTCTCCGCCTTCTCGGATGCGGAGCTTCTGCGGATGGATTCCAAGGAATACGAGGTCGACGGCACCAAATTCCGCGTCTCCGTGCTTGAGACGACCTCTCCCGCCACGGTGCTCGACCGCAAGGCCAGCCTGATGGAGACGATGACCACCGTCGCCTCCGAAGATGGCGTCGATCAGGTGCTGCTTTTCGTGGTCGACATCCTCAACGAGGAATCGACCCTGCTGGTGCCCAATGATCTGGTCAAAACCGTCGCGGCGAAATCCTTCGACGCCGAGGCGACGAGCGACAGCGTGGTCCTGCCAGGTGTGGTCAGCCGGAAGAAACAGATCATCCCGAACCTCAAGGTCTGA